In Uranotaenia lowii strain MFRU-FL chromosome 2, ASM2978415v1, whole genome shotgun sequence, one genomic interval encodes:
- the LOC129749162 gene encoding arylalkylamine N-acetyltransferase 1 isoform X4, whose translation MLSGLLPPLGCKTSRMSTASSGAAGIGGTVKAAPAEPTPHPDEIDTNISIELITEDDSEEVLKLLKKFFFKDEPLNTFVQLGECKELEKYATKSISEHCSYKAVNGRGEIVGVNMNGLISKPKETDDPPAKLADGCEHPKFKKIMALMDYVDENFDIFALYPDVDQLLDIKIMSVDSRYRGLGIAGKLTDRTMQYVRDNNIKLVHVLCSSHFSARVMEKMDFKQVYQLMYCDYLVNGEQVLQPEKPHTGVRILVKEIN comes from the exons CTTTCGGGTTTACTCCCGCCGCTTGGTTGTAAGACTTCGAGGATGTCAACGGCCAGCAGTGGCGCTGCGGGCATTGGCGGAACAGTCAAGGCGGCCCCCGCAGAACCCACTCCACACCCCGATGAGATTGACACGAACATTTCGATTGAGTTAATTACGGAGGACGATTCAGAGGAAGTTCTGAAGTTACTGAAAAAGTTCTTTTTCAAG gatGAGCCATTAAATACTTTCGTCCAGTTGGGTGAATGCAAGGAGCTAGAAAAATATGCCACCAAAAGTATTTCCGAGCACTGTTCGTACAAAGCAGTTAATGGACGTGGTGAGATAGTCGGTGTCAACATGAATGGATTGATAAGCAAACCT aaagaGACTGATGATCCACCAGCAAAACTAGCTGATGGGTGTGAACATCCAAAGTTCAAAAAGATCATGGCTTTGATGGATTACGTCGATGagaactttgacatttttgctctCTATCCCGACGTGGATCAGTTATTGGATATCAAAATTATGTCCGTAGATTCTCGCTACCGCGGTTTAGGAATTGCGGGTAAACTGACTGATCGTACTATGCAGTATGTTCGTGACAACAACATCAAATTGGTGCATGTCCTCTGCTCAAGTCACTTTTCTGCGCGGGTCATGGAAAAGATGGACTTCAAGCAAGTGTACCAGCTGATGTATTGCGATTATCTGGTCAATGGTGAACAAGTCCTGCAACCGGAAAAACCCCATACTGGTGTTCGAATTTTGGTTAAAGAGATCAACTAA
- the LOC129746442 gene encoding dnaJ-like protein 60, with product MFKLTRHSFYTLFTPVQGMRYAHQINYYDVLKVKPSSSTKEIRESFIKLSKELHPDATLSHKSNEKSFVQLLEAYKVLSKPDSRADHDYDLFLNKNTQGQQSIRYSGYQTWKPNVEEHTTPDPDFYYGIKGVKRVSNWTIVICCGVFMVIGVIVQVIAINNSFTFKRQQLDEASRKSALAHAEARAEAESLGNEGQIAKMKAKLNKEAMR from the exons ATGTTTAAACTTACCCGTCATTCGTTCTACACTTTATTTACTCCAGTGCAAGGCATGAG ATATGCGCATCAAATCAACTATTACGACGTGCTGAAAGTTAAGCCGAGCAGTTCAACGAAGGAAATAAGAGAATCATTCATTAAACTATCAAAAGAA ctcCATCCGGACGCAACATTGAGTCATAAATCAAACGAAAAGTCTTTTGTACAACTTCTGGAAGCTTACAAAGTATTAAGCAAACCAGACAGCCGTGCTGATCACGATTATGAcctgtttttaaacaaaaatactcaAGGACAACAATCAATTCGATATAGCGGTTATCA AACATGGAAACCGAATGTGGAAGAGCACACCACACCAGATCCGGATTTCTACTATGGAATAAAGGGAGTCAAGCGGGTCAGCAATTGGACGATTGTGATATGCTGCGGAGTTTTCATGGTCATTGGAGTAATTGTACAAGTGATTGCAATAAA taATTCGTTCACATTTAAGCGCCAACAGCTCGATGAAGCATCTCGAAAAAGTGCTCTCGCTCATGCGGAAGCTCGGGCGGAAGCCGAAAGTCTTGGCAATGAAGGCCAAATCGccaaaatgaaagcaaaattgaataaagaaGCCATGCGGTAG
- the LOC129749162 gene encoding arylalkylamine N-acetyltransferase 1 isoform X3, which yields MSTASSGAAGIGGTVKAAPAEPTPHPDEIDTNISIELITEDDSEEVLKLLKKFFFKDEPLNTFVQLGECKELEKYATKSISEHCSYKAVNGRGEIVGVNMNGLISKPKETDDPPAKLADGCEHPKFKKIMALMDYVDENFDIFALYPDVDQLLDIKIMSVDSRYRGLGIAGKLTDRTMQYVRDNNIKLVHVLCSSHFSARVMEKMDFKQVYQLMYCDYLVNGEQVLQPEKPHTGVRILVKEIN from the exons ATGTCAACGGCCAGCAGTGGCGCTGCGGGCATTGGCGGAACAGTCAAGGCGGCCCCCGCAGAACCCACTCCACACCCCGATGAGATTGACACGAACATTTCGATTGAGTTAATTACGGAGGACGATTCAGAGGAAGTTCTGAAGTTACTGAAAAAGTTCTTTTTCAAG gatGAGCCATTAAATACTTTCGTCCAGTTGGGTGAATGCAAGGAGCTAGAAAAATATGCCACCAAAAGTATTTCCGAGCACTGTTCGTACAAAGCAGTTAATGGACGTGGTGAGATAGTCGGTGTCAACATGAATGGATTGATAAGCAAACCT aaagaGACTGATGATCCACCAGCAAAACTAGCTGATGGGTGTGAACATCCAAAGTTCAAAAAGATCATGGCTTTGATGGATTACGTCGATGagaactttgacatttttgctctCTATCCCGACGTGGATCAGTTATTGGATATCAAAATTATGTCCGTAGATTCTCGCTACCGCGGTTTAGGAATTGCGGGTAAACTGACTGATCGTACTATGCAGTATGTTCGTGACAACAACATCAAATTGGTGCATGTCCTCTGCTCAAGTCACTTTTCTGCGCGGGTCATGGAAAAGATGGACTTCAAGCAAGTGTACCAGCTGATGTATTGCGATTATCTGGTCAATGGTGAACAAGTCCTGCAACCGGAAAAACCCCATACTGGTGTTCGAATTTTGGTTAAAGAGATCAACTAA